One window of Silvimonas iriomotensis genomic DNA carries:
- a CDS encoding tetratricopeptide repeat protein — protein MPTTCPAEAQHQFDEANRLLQQGDLPTAEAHYKLALAIAPDEAAIWANLALLQERKGEIADAVGSYSRALALQPANTQIYLNLGVLLLNHKRFDDAELAFRQALELSPASAPAWSNLGVLWACLKREDEAEACYRHALNIDPHYARARFNLSYVLMRQGRFEEGWMAREARSDDPLGRYFQCPRWQGEEIAGKSIIIGFEAGFGDMLQFCRYATLLKAHGATRVSLVCHPPLKTLLQRMPTLDAVYGYDEAVPPTGHDYWCPPMSLPLHFATRLDNIPHHVPYLFADALKAAQWQDRLVDAGPRVGLVWQGNAAFENDQDRSMPALDILAPVLAVPGIQFVSLQKGPAETAQPAVATPAPLWVAGPELQSFDDTAALIANLDLVITVDTAVAHLAGAMGKPCWVLLPDYRPDWRWLTERTDSPWYPTMTLYRQTSTGDWQTLVHSVAQDLHDWLQTQPARGQS, from the coding sequence ATGCCCACCACGTGCCCGGCTGAGGCCCAGCATCAGTTTGATGAAGCCAACCGCTTGCTGCAGCAAGGCGATCTGCCCACGGCAGAAGCGCATTACAAGCTGGCACTGGCGATTGCCCCGGACGAGGCCGCCATCTGGGCCAACCTGGCGCTGTTGCAAGAACGCAAGGGCGAGATCGCCGACGCGGTAGGGAGTTACAGCCGGGCGCTGGCGCTGCAACCGGCCAATACGCAGATTTACCTCAATCTGGGCGTATTGCTGCTCAACCACAAACGCTTTGACGACGCAGAACTGGCCTTCCGGCAGGCGCTGGAACTGTCGCCCGCTTCGGCGCCGGCATGGTCTAACCTGGGCGTGCTGTGGGCCTGCCTGAAGCGTGAGGACGAAGCCGAAGCCTGCTACCGTCATGCGCTCAATATTGATCCGCACTACGCCCGCGCCCGCTTTAACCTCAGTTATGTCCTGATGCGGCAGGGGCGCTTTGAAGAGGGCTGGATGGCGCGGGAAGCGCGCTCGGACGATCCGCTGGGGCGGTATTTCCAGTGTCCGCGCTGGCAGGGCGAAGAGATTGCGGGCAAATCCATCATCATCGGCTTTGAGGCCGGCTTTGGCGACATGCTGCAGTTCTGCCGCTACGCCACCTTGCTCAAGGCCCACGGCGCCACGCGGGTCAGCCTGGTGTGCCATCCGCCGCTCAAGACCTTGTTGCAGCGCATGCCTACGCTTGATGCGGTCTATGGCTATGACGAAGCCGTGCCGCCTACCGGCCACGATTACTGGTGCCCGCCCATGAGCCTGCCGCTGCATTTTGCGACGCGGCTGGATAACATTCCGCACCACGTACCCTATCTGTTTGCCGACGCGCTCAAGGCCGCGCAATGGCAAGACCGGCTGGTCGACGCCGGGCCGCGGGTCGGGCTGGTGTGGCAGGGCAACGCGGCGTTTGAAAACGACCAGGATCGCTCCATGCCGGCGCTGGATATCCTGGCGCCTGTGCTGGCGGTGCCGGGCATCCAGTTTGTGAGCCTGCAAAAAGGCCCGGCCGAAACAGCGCAACCGGCAGTAGCCACGCCGGCCCCGCTGTGGGTCGCCGGCCCGGAACTGCAAAGCTTCGACGACACGGCCGCGCTGATCGCCAATCTGGATCTCGTCATCACCGTTGATACGGCTGTGGCGCATCTGGCGGGGGCCATGGGCAAGCCGTGTTGGGTGTTGTTGCCGGACTATCGCCCCGACTGGCGCTGGCTGACGGAACGGACTGATTCACCGTGGTACCCGACCATGACGTTGTATCGCCAGACATCCACCGGCGACTGGCAGACACTGGTCCACTCCGTTGCGCAGGATTTGCATGACTGGCTGCAGACCCAACCGGCCCGGGGGCAATCATGA